In a single window of the Acipenser ruthenus chromosome 20, fAciRut3.2 maternal haplotype, whole genome shotgun sequence genome:
- the LOC117963770 gene encoding adherens junction-associated protein 1-like codes for MRIKQFIALSSMSASRPGGPAGCHAWILLAMIHLTMDFSSCSPVTQGSGFKLISRPLPRHRLPHSPLWNLQNAQHWRVLSPWWNKAHRPELLHHKKTEQALKQRSHKHRGSLLEGLLCKECQHKYSSSRNADTLVSLPARNSAEVTFLKRPRRQVRNAWDSYDYTPEGWTTTMPEFIEWGPTGEDDTGMGEDKQEHKTNRGAPNSTTFRRTTTTTTASMTTTKQSPVTTKMNHAVITIYPGKQMTTESRHVRVISETARPPKQLIDTAGLAVHQIITITVSLIMVIAALITTLVLKNCCAQSGNGRRNNHQRKINQQEESCQNLTDFTPARVPSNMDIFTAYNENLQCSHECVRTAVPVYTDEMLQQTPVYKTTFNGNRIPLVNL; via the exons ATGAGGATAAAACAGTTCATAGCACTAAG TTCAATGTCTGCCTCTAGACCAGGTGGCCCTGCTGGATGTCATGCTTGGATTCTACTAGCGATGATTCACCTGACCATGGACTTCTCTTCCTGTAGCCCTGTAACTCAAGGCTCAGGATTCAAACTTATATCAAGGCCTTTGCCTCGGCATAGGCTGCCTCACAGCCCCCTGTGGAACTTACAGAACGCACAGCACTGGAGAGTCCTGAGCCCTTGGTGGAACAAAGCTCATCGCCCTGAACTGCTGCACCACAAGAAAACGGAGCAGGCACTGAAACAGAGGAGTCATAAGCACAGAGGATCGTTACTTGAAGGCCTTCTTTGTAAAGAATGCCAGCATAAATATTCTTCTAGTAGAAACGCAGACACTTTGGTTTCTCTTCCAGCCAGAAACTCAGCTGAAGTGACCTTTTTGAAAAGGCCCAGGAGGCAAGTCAGAAACGCATGGGATAGTTACGACTACACCCCGGAAGGGTGGACAACAACGATGCCTGAATTTATAGAGTGGGGACCGACCGGGGAAGATGACACAGGCATGGGAGAGGATAAGCAGGAGCACAAGACAAACAGAGGGGCCCCAAACTCCACTACATTTAGAAGAACCACAACCACCACCACTGCTTCTATGACTACAACCAAACAGTCCCCGGTCACAACAAAAATGAACCATGCAGTGATCACAATCTACCCAGGGAAACAGATGACAACGGAGTCCAGGCATGTCCGAGTGATTAGCGAGACAGCTAGACCACCCAAGCAACTTATAGACACAGCAG GCCTGGCAGTTCACCAGATAATCACAATCACGGTTTCTCTTATCATGGTCATCGCAGCTCTGATAACAACACTGGTCCTAAAGAACTG CTGTGCACAGAGCGGAAACGGACGACGCAACAACCACCAGCGAAAGATTAACCAGCAAGAGGAAAGCTGTCAGAATTTAACCGATTTCACACCAGCTCGAGTTCCCAGCAACATGGACATCTTCACAGCCTACAACGAGAACCTGCAGTGCTCCCATGAGTGTGTGAGGACAGCAGTGCCAGTCTACACAGACGAAATGCTACAACAGACCCCTGTGTACAAGACAACCTTTAATGGAAATAG